Sequence from the Lepidochelys kempii isolate rLepKem1 chromosome 7, rLepKem1.hap2, whole genome shotgun sequence genome:
caggctcTGCCAATTCCCCGCCACCGCTTCCTGCGCCCATTGCtcttcagctgcagggggagggattccTGTACAGGGAACTGCTCCCCCACtcgcccaacccctgtgcattcAGAcctcctcatacccagaccctcccaccaagcctcagcgcccctctcctcccccactcagAACTCTCCCAATAAGCCCCACTCCcactgcacctggaccaccctgacgagccacccagatccccaccccaccaagcccctaccagttgcacctggatccccaccccactgagccccactcccccagcatctggacccccccactaaatcccccacacccagactcctCTGCCGAGCTCtatcctccccacacccagactccccccccactgctgagccccaaccaccttcacctggaccccctgcagagtacccttaccattgcacccagaaccctccaacaagcctctgtgcatccagatcctcccCGAActtggatcccccactgagccgcctgcacccagattgccccacagagAATCCTCTCATCCCACACCTGGATCCTCCCACATTAAgcctctccacacttggatcctgccgtGCTAAGCTTGCTTGCCCACACAGAGGGGCAGGACccatgtttctggggcaggcatggaccttgcactgtgtcagggttcgGTGCAGGctcactgctgagtctgtgtcctggggaTGGAGCTGCACAGTcatctcccacctttgtgcagccagtggcctgtgctccccaatgccatgctggagcctccacatttatttaacaaatataatttgcagaactttaaaatattgtgtgcaaaattttaggtgcagaattttaaattttttggtgcagaatgcccttaGGAGTAAGCTGTGAAGGACCTGGGGACTAGAGGATGTTCATTATTGGAGTTTGAATACCTTCTGCAGTCACTCTCCTGGATCAGATGGCGCTAATAGCTGTTATTTCATTCCTCTGATGAGTCACTCAGGAACTGGGCTGAAGGAGAGCCCAGGACTGactgggctcaggcaggctggagTTGATTTGGAAAGGATCAGGGATAGGACTGAACCTGCTTGTTGCTGCTAAGGTTCCTTCTATTTGGACCAAGAAGTAGGAGAGAAATTCCTGGAGAGTCCCAGAGAAGATGATCTTTTGGGAAACCAAAGGCAGTGCCCTCAGAGGACATAGGACATGCTAGGTATTCCCTGAGGATAGGCTTTCTACCTTGCTGGTCCTCTCCTGAGATACCTCACAACTAGCTTTTCCCACACAATTAAAGCAAAAGCATCCCCCAATTTTTGGTTGTGTGAGGACTTAGCATTACCAGCAACTCCGGGCCCTAGAGCTCCTGTAGAACTTGTCATACTGCACTCCCGAAAGGGCTGACCTGCTGCTAGGGAGAGGGCTTGCATACTCTTGGGTCTCAAGTGcatgctgcagaggcagctgaacATCGATGAATATCTCTGGCCTAGTCTTTTTGCTTTAGCCCAGACTAACCAGACATCTGGCAAAGGAAATGTTCCTCCACTTGCTAGAGACAAAAACAACTGAAGTATGTGAATGAGCAAACCAATTAATGGAGTGAGGAAGACATCCTCCCAAAAACTGGTTTTATCACCCTCTCCTGGCTGGGAGGCACTATTTCCAAGCATTTCGATTAGTTCAGGAGATCAACAAGACTACCTGTCAAAATCTCTCTAAGTAGAGAGAACAAGGACTGAATAAACATGAACACTGAACTACAGAACAGTACCCTCAGCAGAAAAAGCCTAGGCTGTTGCTACCCATGTTCACCTACTCCATCAATATGGCATCTTTTAAGAGCACTAAATAAAAAGTTGCCTTATATCATGTAGGTGCAATCAATCAAACTTACCGTCATTTCCTGTTCAAAGCGTCTGAACATCTGTTCTCGTTGTTGTAGGAGTTTATTACTGAGCTGCTGTTGAGCTCTCTGCTCTTCTTTTTGAAGAAGTCTTAGCTCCCGCAGCTCTTGACGTCTGATAACGAACAGTAGTGTTGGTGGGGCAAAAGAAGAGAGGAAGTgaataaagataaaaataattgcaaaaaAATCAACTATTTGGGCTCAATAATaccagttttaaaaaagaaatgtaagaTTAGACTTGGATTTTtgtatcattattttaaaataaacagttttTCCTTCTGCTAACAAAAAGATCTAAATTTAATCCCAATGCACTATAAAAACAAATCCCAGAGCGCTCTCGCATTAATTAAAGATTCTtcctgtgttattcaggaagGAAAAGGAATACCAAAGGTCTCCAAAATCATTTAGAGATTTTTACTCACCGAAGAAATCTCAATTCTTCACTTTTTGAATCATTTTCTGTAACTATTTTTGAAGTTGTCACACTCACTTCTACTCCATCAACAACAAATTTGCGAgttttctttaatgttttcttGTGTCTTCTAGTTTCCTGGATGAAAATGTTGTTATTCTGTGTTCAACTGAATAACACTTTTTTACATCTGAAAAATTAAATTACTGAGTTTCTAAATAGAGAGCAACTGAATAAGATACAGCAAAGTTAAACTGTCCTCAGGTTACAAGAGCTTGAAAAGTCCTCTTACCAGTGCCAAGAAGTTAAACTTTTTTTAGCCAGCAAAGGGGGAAATGAAGCTATTATTATTTCCCATAAATTAAGTTGCCATTTATCTAGACAATTTTTTAATCTTCCAATGTGAACTGATGCAGTGTTATCTTCCTGAGTCTGAAGACAGTTCTGTTGCCTTTGTTGTTCCCCACTGCTTTCCCTTGAATTCATCAAGACTAGTCATTTTCACATATGCCCCCAGGATTCTGAAAAGTGGCAGTGAAACTGAATAAAGATTTGCTGATTTCACCCTACCACTTCTGCCTGGGAAACCAATCAGCAAAAACAGAGGCACAATGGGAAAAGAGGACCCAAATTTTAGGTTAGGGGAGGAGCAACAGCAGACACCTTCCTTACAACAGGTTGGGGTAGAGCAGGAGGCTCCTGaatggagaagaggaagagagagcaaATTGTTTTCATCCCTTAACCAGGGTTTCACATTTGTCAGACACCTACAAGCCAGAAGTGGATATGAAAGAAGGAGCTCAAGAGCAGTATCCATGGACAACACCTCTAGTGGGAATCCCAATATCCTCCCCTTCAGTTACTGACAGTAGCATCTTGGGAGGGGAGTGAGAATCTCTAGAGACAATGCCTCTCTAGACCTTGGTGGCAACTCCCACCAGCCTTTTGTCCTTAGGCTTAGTCCTCTGGCCATTAAGTGTTTGGTAAATTTTTCAAGCTGTGTTCAACAACAGACCTGCTTCTAATGTGAATCAGTGAGGTGATCAAATGTCAAACATTACTGCCAGATTCCACGCCTTGACAGTGCTTCATTAACTTTCATATTTAATTAATCTATTAAATTCTCCTTTCAATTCAGCAATACCTCATGACTTAAAGTATCACGTGACTAACAAATGAAtagccttttattattttttataattgggaaccggccaatgggagtgcagagccagtgcttgggggggaagggggaaagagtgCAGAGTGCAGTCCTGTGGCCCCACTGCCTTTGAGCCGGAcccgctgctggctgcttctggggcgcagcgggGTGTCAGAACAGgcaggcactagcctgccttagctgggcagcactgccgacAGGACTTTTAACGTCCTGgctggcggtgctgaccagagcgacccagtgccttatATGCCATGACCCAGTATTGGGTTGCGACCCGAACTTTGAAAAACGCTGGTCTAAATAGTCAGGACAAACAATGGGTTAGAGAGAAGATATACATGGAGAAGACTGAGATGTGGTagggagaggttaagtgatttatCCAAGGTCAACAGGAATTATGTataaagccaggaattgaacttgAAATCTTGAGTTCTAGTCCCaagccttaaccacaagacaaaTCTTCCTCTTAATCATCCTGTAGTTTTCGGCTCTTTGGAATTTCCTGTCTCAATGTATTGGTTTACATTTagttcacattttgaaggttaTCCTCACAACTGTAATGATTAACAATTTTTTGATCTGATAGTTTAGATTTTGGATTTAGATAAATGTGTGGCAGTTTTGTTGCCATTTACAATTGCTGCCTAAACACATGTACACAGAGTTACAACATTATTCCATGTACTCCAATATTTTACTCTGAAAACAGTTTTAGATGCAACTGGTATTTGACTATTTGTGATCTTCAATTCTAGCAAAgtggttcctataaaggtacAGATTCAATATTACGACTCTAGTTTCTGATTAGTTGATTTTCTCGGCATTATTAACTCCCCAAGGAAGTCTTAGGGTCTTACTATATAAGATTTTACATAAAAAATTATAACTAATTGTCCTACACTTACTTGTAAAGATATTGATCCAGTGTCCTTGTTTTTAGTGAGGAAGCTAGAGATGGACAAGTTCAAATCAATGCTATTATTATCAGCTGCAGAACCAGTGCCTGAATCTGTATCATTTTCCTTTAGTGTCTCAGGTTCTAGCTGCTGTAATGTTTCAGCATGGGCTTGATTACCCATTTTAACTTTTTCCTCATTTTCTTCAGCGCTAACACTAATAATGGGTACTGGAGTGAGTTCAGAATCATTAGGTTGTTCAACTGCAGGATCCTGAAGCTTGTTCTTAAGTGGTGCATCAAACGGAACTTCGGAATGCTCTGCATTTATCTGAATGTTGTTCTTCTGGGTATCCTCAGGTCCATGTGTTTCTACATTTTGGTCAGGCTCAAACACTTTACCCACACTTTCGATCTGAATTTCCTCAGTGCTATTTGTCTCATGAATATTCTCAGTCTTGCTCTGTATTGGCTTCTGGTCTATACCACCCACTTTTCCTGAATCCTTGACCTCAGTTTCCTCTGTACTGCTTGTCTTATGAACATCTTCATTTTCACTTTCTACTAATTTCTGATCTGTATCAGTCACTTTATCTCTACTTTTAATCTGAGTTTCTTCAGAGCTGCCTGTCTCGTGAACATGCTCAGTTCTACTTTCCATTAGCTTCTGGACTGTCCCGGGTATTTTATCTCCATTACTGATCTGTCTTTCATTAGTGCTGCCTGTCTCTTGAGCATTGTCAACTCCATTTTTTAGTGGCTCCTGCTCTGTGTCAGCCATTTTCTCTGCACCTTTAACCAGAGTTTCATTAGTGATGCCTGTCATCTCATCTTTCTGAACTTCTTCAGATTTACCATCATCTTTTTGCTCTGTATTTTTTTCTATCGTTGTTTCTTCATTCTTATTTTCCTGCCTCTCTGTTCtgctttctttctcctctttctccccagtcTCTTTAGATATTACTTCTGTAGTTTGAGCACTGGCATCTTCAATTTCAGGTgctattttcagtttattttcatcTGTCTCTTCATTTTCTATGGCACTTCTTTCCGCTGTTTTCAGACTGTGTTTATCATTTGTTTCTAATGTTGTCACTGTATcaacttcttttctttctgtctgtgatCCAGTGTCCACATTTACTACTTCTGATTTTCCAGTATTCTTTTCAACTCCTAATCTTTTCTCTGGCTCATCTTCCTCAACTAATACTGACCCATTCTGCACCTTTACAATATCTCCAGGAGTGGTATCAGACACACTGTCAATAATTTCCACATCTTTAATTGTCTTGGGTTCACTAGCAGTTTTATCATCTGGAAATATACTGATGTTCTCCTCAGCAGCATTATGTTCTGTTTTCTCAGAAACAGATTCCAGAATAGAGGCATTCTGTGAAAGTTTATCTTCTTCAGAGCTGGCAATACTAAGGTCAGAGGAGGCACGCTTGTTTGTTGGTAACTgctaaaaaattattaaaaaaaaattactattttcTAATTTATGTAGAAAACAATTATACAAACATTTcttacatagagagagagagatgtatatGAAAAGACACTACATGTATGTAGCTTGGTTTCCAGGAAAAATGAATTCCATAATCTCAAACTATTTGACAAGACATAACCACAGAACTATTACGTCTGTAGAAAAGCCCTTCTTCCCAGTTTACAATTGCACAAGAGCCCTTTCTCAGTCCCTGAGGGACGCTGGACATAATTTGCCTCAGCACCCACACACCTTGTAAAGTCCTCATAAACCTTTCTTCAACCACTTTACACCCTATATGGTTCTTCTGGCCACAGAGGTGGGATTCTGTGCTGCACACCTAAGAGGCACAACAAAAAATCTTGGCCTCACACCACCTTTTTGCCCTCCTGATCCTGGGCTACTCCAGGGACTGGAGAGGACCTCAGCATAAATTAAACACATCTGGGGGCACGTCtaagttacaggtttcagagtaacagccgtgttagtctgtattcgcaaaaagaaaaggagtacttgtggcaccttagagactaaccaatttatttgagcataagctttcgtgagctacagctcacttcatcggatgcttactGTGGAGagtgtaaaagatctttttatacacacaaagcatgaaaaaatacttccccccaccccactctcctgctggtaatagcttatctaaagtgatcactctccttacaatgtgtatgataatcaagtcgggccatttccagcacaaatccaggttttctcacccccccaaatctcacctggatttgtgctggaaatggcccgactTGAtcatcgtacacattgtaaggagagtgatcactttagataagctattaccagcaggagagtggggtggggggaggtattttttcatgctttgtgtgtataaaaagatcttctacactttccacagtatgcatctgtggaagtgagctgtagctcacgaaagcttatgtctaagttacagcagcttccccaggctgcccTACGGACCACAGCATTGCCCACAAATCTGAGTGCTGCCCCAAGATGCCCCTCCTATCCCCAGTATGTTCTTTGCCAGGGCTTGTGAGGGGATACTCAGAAAGCAGTCTCATGGCTGTTTTCACAGTGCCTCTGCCAGGGAAATCCTCCCATAGCCAGAAGTAGGGCTTTCAGGGCCCTTTTACCTAGCATAATAAGGCTGGAGTGGGGATGAGGATCTCACCCCAGGGGTCCCAACTAATTAGCAGCAATACAAATGATTAAGCTTTTTGCTTTGTAGTCAACTTTGCTCCACTcacatgtgaaaaaaaaaatttcttttcaacaATGGCACTACGCCTCCAGCAGGGTTATTTCCATGCCATATTTTAACTTGCAAATGTTTAAGAAGGTTgcaacattttctttgttttttaaatatatacctATATTATATTAGAATATCagtatatagatatataaattgGAAAGGTGTATTTTTTAACCTCTTCTCCCTCAAAAATGGCGGAACAATTTTTACACAAACTTCAGAAGTTCACCTTCAGGCAGAGACcaagcatgagaaatttcagttAAAAAGGTAAAAGTTTCTAGCAGATATGAATAGATGGTAACAAGAAGTTAGAATCAAAACAATTATGTGAACATAACTCTAGCAATTGCTGTTGCTAGATTGTGAATTAATATTATTATATTTCCACAAAGACAGatacagaaaaatatattaatgaaCCATTATCTCAAATCATAATTATTCTTTCACTCTTCAGAGTGATAATGACACATCTTTGTCTATATTTACTACTAGAACTCCATAATCTGTGAATGAAACTGTTACAATTTGCCATTAGGAGATTACagtatataatttaaaatgttatgtaAATTATGCCTAGCTACTGTATCAAAtattggcctgatcctgctcttcCTACTGAGGCAAACCTCAATGAGAGATTTTTGCCTAAGAAAGCATGTAGTAACACACTCTTTGTGCTAAAATGCATCTAAAATAATTCTAAATATGAAAGTATTTTAGAATCTCAGTATATTGGAAgtcaaatgtgtttttaaataggATATATATAAATGCATCTATGTTAGCCACAATATATTAGCATATTATCATACTAGAGCTATGATTTCATTTCCCTTCAAGGGAGTGAATTTGACTGGCAGAAGTATCCTTATAAATCTAAAATTTCTCACAAACTAACTCTACTAAAGAGTTTGTCCTTTagacagatttttgttttttttaaacagtcgaGTTATAAATACACAGGAAACTTAATTTATAACATAAATGTCATTACCTTCACCCATACAAGAGTTATTAGTTATAATACCAAATGCACAGTTCACTTACACATTAATACATTTACATATTTGCCTGAAAGTATATATTTGTGCATTATTTTACAAAAAGTCTTTCACTGTTTAAACcagaggtggccaaacttactgaccctccgagctgcAAATGGctatcttcagaagttcgagagctggggCGTACCTGCTGGGGCTCGGGACTTCAGCCCCATGGTAGGCGCCTGACAGGGGCTGGGGATTTAGCTCACAAGCCacagtttgtccacccctggttTAAACAGCCTTCTCGCTTTACATATCCACATGTACATGCATAACCATACATGCACACAATATTCTTTATTATTCTGTCCTGAAGAAGCTTAAGATCATCTGACTTTTATAAATTCTGACCTCTGTATTTTGTACTGAAGGCATGCtatacttgaagaaaaaaaacaacattcattcttagtacaaattaaaaatattgcaaaaataatTAGTGTGCCAGAAAATAAGTTTTTCATAgacaaaatgtaattaaaataagcATCCATATATAAATTTATACTTTAACTGACCAGAGAATTTTCTGTTTCCTCCTCTTCATCTTCATCTTTACCATCTTCAACTTCTTCTGTTACTTCAGCCTTTGCCTCTGCAATTAACTCTCTGACTGGTTTATTAGAAGTGACAGTAACAAACGgatgcttgaaaaaaaaaatttggcatTTAAAGTAAAcagtaatttcatttttttataacAATGGaataaaagtagcaattcttttAGGGTTATATCTTGGTCTCCATTATACCCAGATATGAAAGCGATTAAGCTGAAATACTTACTCACCACCCTTTTTtattaatgtagatttttttaaattagaagttttaaaatctaaaatatcAATATCTAAATCTTTATGTGGAGATTTGTTCAATAAACTCATCAAAAATACAGACAGCtcatgaaataatttttttaaaagttatactgACCTTAACAACCCAAAGAACAAAAGTAGAAAGAGTTTTTAAGAGGTTGCTTTTCTTGGAAATGgtcttcattattttttttattccatgCCTGAACTTCCACCTAATACATTTTCTATTTACTATCTGGAAGTATTTAATCTAGAAAAATACAATGCTGCCTTTGGACCAAAGATTTGCGAGACAATCAATTCCTTCTGTATGTTTCCTTTAGAAAAAACAACTACCTGTCTTCATATTCTTTCTGCATAAACTATTCTCTCTCTGTTTGGTCCTGCTTCTTAAAGCCTTTCAACATATGTCAAATGTATTTTGGATACAAGTAAACATGCACTGACGTTAAACAGAATCAAATGTATCTAGTCAGATCTACTCCCGTTAACTCTTCTGCAGTGACAGCATTAGAGCAGATGGATGAGGACTAAAGCTTTTAAAACATCTGTCAGCAATCAACTGCTTATATAAACACAACTACTTTATACATTAGGGGAAGCACTGAATTAACATAAATAGGTCCACAAGAGAATTATTTACATATAAAAATTTATAAATAGTAGGCCAGATTTCCACCTGGTGTAAGCTGGTGTCTCTCCACtgacttataccagctgaggatctgccccataatGTTAAATACAGATTAAGTATATCTAATTTTGAATTGTTCAGAACTTCACAGTAGCAGTGTCTTGCTTCTAAATAGATGTATTAAACCCAAGTACTATAACCCTGTTGGCAGCTAACTTTTCTTACCTGAAGAAGTTGAGCAGTATTCCATCTGGCATCTACATTCTTTTCCAAACATTTCCTTAGAAAATCTTTAAAATCTGAAGACCtgcagaagaaaacaaagaagtgaTTGCCACTTTACCTTTACTCCTACACAAACTGCATAGTGACACATTCTTTTCAATTTCCTATTTATGACTTCATTACAATTGCTCACCATCCATTCAAAAGAAGGCAGGAGAGGCAAGAgaatgaaaaaaaccaaaacccaaacagTTTCTCCTTAACAGGTTACAATCACTGGTATAACTCTAATGAAATCAA
This genomic interval carries:
- the SLK gene encoding STE20-like serine/threonine-protein kinase isoform X4, whose protein sequence is MVEIDILASCDHPNIVKLLDAFYYENNLWILIEFCAGGAVDAVMLELERPLTEPQIKVVCKQTLEALSYLHENKIIHRDLKAGNILFTLDGDIKLADFGVSAKNTRTIQRRDSFIGTPYWMAPEVVMCETSKDRPYDYKADVWSLGITLIEMAQVEPPHHELNPMRVLLKIAKSDPPTLAQPSKWSSDFKDFLRKCLEKNVDARWNTAQLLQHPFVTVTSNKPVRELIAEAKAEVTEEVEDGKDEDEEEETENSLQLPTNKRASSDLSIASSEEDKLSQNASILESVSEKTEHNAAEENISIFPDDKTASEPKTIKDVEIIDSVSDTTPGDIVKVQNGSVLVEEDEPEKRLGVEKNTGKSEVVNVDTGSQTERKEVDTVTTLETNDKHSLKTAERSAIENEETDENKLKIAPEIEDASAQTTEVISKETGEKEEKESRTERQENKNEETTIEKNTEQKDDGKSEEVQKDEMTGITNETLVKGAEKMADTEQEPLKNGVDNAQETGSTNERQISNGDKIPGTVQKLMESRTEHVHETGSSEETQIKSRDKVTDTDQKLVESENEDVHKTSSTEETEVKDSGKVGGIDQKPIQSKTENIHETNSTEEIQIESVGKVFEPDQNVETHGPEDTQKNNIQINAEHSEVPFDAPLKNKLQDPAVEQPNDSELTPVPIISVSAEENEEKVKMGNQAHAETLQQLEPETLKENDTDSGTGSAADNNSIDLNLSISSFLTKNKDTGSISLQETRRHKKTLKKTRKFVVDGVEVSVTTSKIVTENDSKSEELRFLRRQELRELRLLQKEEQRAQQQLSNKLLQQREQMFRRFEQEMTSKKRQYDQEIENLEKQQKQTIERLEQEHTNRLRDEAKRIKAEQEKELSKFQNMLKNRKKEVFNEVEKAPKELRKELMKRKKEELAQTQHAQEQEFVQKQQQELDASLKKIIQQQKTELANIERDCLNNKQQLMRAREAAIWELEERHLQEKHQLLKQQLKDQYFMQRHQLLKRHEKETEQMQRYNQRLIEELKNRQTQERARLPKIQRSEAKTRMAMFKKSLRINSSGTPEQDREKIKQFATQEEKRQKNERLAQHQKHENQMRDLQLQCEANIRELHQLQNEKCHLLVEHETQKLKELDEEHSLELKEWREKLRPRKKTLEEEFARKLQEQEVFFKMTGESECLNPSTQSRISKFYPIPSLHSTGS
- the SLK gene encoding STE20-like serine/threonine-protein kinase isoform X5; the encoded protein is MAPEVVMCETSKDRPYDYKADVWSLGITLIEMAQVEPPHHELNPMRVLLKIAKSDPPTLAQPSKWSSDFKDFLRKCLEKNVDARWNTAQLLQHPFVTVTSNKPVRELIAEAKAEVTEEVEDGKDEDEEEETENSLQLPTNKRASSDLSIASSEEDKLSQNASILESVSEKTEHNAAEENISIFPDDKTASEPKTIKDVEIIDSVSDTTPGDIVKVQNGSVLVEEDEPEKRLGVEKNTGKSEVVNVDTGSQTERKEVDTVTTLETNDKHSLKTAERSAIENEETDENKLKIAPEIEDASAQTTEVISKETGEKEEKESRTERQENKNEETTIEKNTEQKDDGKSEEVQKDEMTGITNETLVKGAEKMADTEQEPLKNGVDNAQETGSTNERQISNGDKIPGTVQKLMESRTEHVHETGSSEETQIKSRDKVTDTDQKLVESENEDVHKTSSTEETEVKDSGKVGGIDQKPIQSKTENIHETNSTEEIQIESVGKVFEPDQNVETHGPEDTQKNNIQINAEHSEVPFDAPLKNKLQDPAVEQPNDSELTPVPIISVSAEENEEKVKMGNQAHAETLQQLEPETLKENDTDSGTGSAADNNSIDLNLSISSFLTKNKDTGSISLQETRRHKKTLKKTRKFVVDGVEVSVTTSKIVTENDSKSEELRFLRRQELRELRLLQKEEQRAQQQLSNKLLQQREQMFRRFEQEMTSKKRQYDQEIENLEKQQKQTIERLEQEHTNRLRDEAKRIKAEQEKELSKFQNMLKNRKKEVFNEVEKAPKELRKELMKRKKEELAQTQHAQEQEFVQKQQQELDASLKKIIQQQKTELANIERDCLNNKQQLMRAREAAIWELEERHLQEKHQLLKQQLKDQYFMQRHQLLKRHEKETEQMQRYNQRLIEELKNRQTQERARLPKIQRSEAKTRMAMFKKSLRINSSGTPEQDREKIKQFATQEEKRQKNERLAQHQKHENQMRDLQLQCEANIRELHQLQNEKCHLLVEHETQKLKELDEEHSLELKEWREKLRPRKKTLEEEFARKLQEQEVFFKMTGESECLNPSTQSRISKFYPIPSLHSTGS
- the SLK gene encoding STE20-like serine/threonine-protein kinase isoform X2, whose amino-acid sequence is MSFFNFRKIFKLGGEKKKKQYEHVKRDLNPEEFWEIIGELGDGAFGKVFKAQNKETKVLAAAKVIDTKSEEELEDYMVEIDILASCDHPNIVKLLDAFYYENNLWILIEFCAGGAVDAVMLELERPLTEPQIKVVCKQTLEALSYLHENKIIHRDLKAGNILFTLDGDIKLADFGVSAKNTRTIQRRDSFIGTPYWMAPEVVMCETSKDRPYDYKADVWSLGITLIEMAQVEPPHHELNPMRVLLKIAKSDPPTLAQPSKWSSDFKDFLRKCLEKNVDARWNTAQLLQHPFVTVTSNKPVRELIAEAKAEVTEEVEDGKDEDEEEETENSLLPTNKRASSDLSIASSEEDKLSQNASILESVSEKTEHNAAEENISIFPDDKTASEPKTIKDVEIIDSVSDTTPGDIVKVQNGSVLVEEDEPEKRLGVEKNTGKSEVVNVDTGSQTERKEVDTVTTLETNDKHSLKTAERSAIENEETDENKLKIAPEIEDASAQTTEVISKETGEKEEKESRTERQENKNEETTIEKNTEQKDDGKSEEVQKDEMTGITNETLVKGAEKMADTEQEPLKNGVDNAQETGSTNERQISNGDKIPGTVQKLMESRTEHVHETGSSEETQIKSRDKVTDTDQKLVESENEDVHKTSSTEETEVKDSGKVGGIDQKPIQSKTENIHETNSTEEIQIESVGKVFEPDQNVETHGPEDTQKNNIQINAEHSEVPFDAPLKNKLQDPAVEQPNDSELTPVPIISVSAEENEEKVKMGNQAHAETLQQLEPETLKENDTDSGTGSAADNNSIDLNLSISSFLTKNKDTGSISLQETRRHKKTLKKTRKFVVDGVEVSVTTSKIVTENDSKSEELRFLRRQELRELRLLQKEEQRAQQQLSNKLLQQREQMFRRFEQEMTSKKRQYDQEIENLEKQQKQTIERLEQEHTNRLRDEAKRIKAEQEKELSKFQNMLKNRKKEVFNEVEKAPKELRKELMKRKKEELAQTQHAQEQEFVQKQQQELDASLKKIIQQQKTELANIERDCLNNKQQLMRAREAAIWELEERHLQEKHQLLKQQLKDQYFMQRHQLLKRHEKETEQMQRYNQRLIEELKNRQTQERARLPKIQRSEAKTRMAMFKKSLRINSSGTPEQDREKIKQFATQEEKRQKNERLAQHQKHENQMRDLQLQCEANIRELHQLQNEKCHLLVEHETQKLKELDEEHSLELKEWREKLRPRKKTLEEEFARKLQEQEVFFKMTGESECLNPSTQSRISKFYPIPSLHSTGS
- the SLK gene encoding STE20-like serine/threonine-protein kinase isoform X1, giving the protein MSFFNFRKIFKLGGEKKKKQYEHVKRDLNPEEFWEIIGELGDGAFGKVFKAQNKETKVLAAAKVIDTKSEEELEDYMVEIDILASCDHPNIVKLLDAFYYENNLWILIEFCAGGAVDAVMLELERPLTEPQIKVVCKQTLEALSYLHENKIIHRDLKAGNILFTLDGDIKLADFGVSAKNTRTIQRRDSFIGTPYWMAPEVVMCETSKDRPYDYKADVWSLGITLIEMAQVEPPHHELNPMRVLLKIAKSDPPTLAQPSKWSSDFKDFLRKCLEKNVDARWNTAQLLQHPFVTVTSNKPVRELIAEAKAEVTEEVEDGKDEDEEEETENSLQLPTNKRASSDLSIASSEEDKLSQNASILESVSEKTEHNAAEENISIFPDDKTASEPKTIKDVEIIDSVSDTTPGDIVKVQNGSVLVEEDEPEKRLGVEKNTGKSEVVNVDTGSQTERKEVDTVTTLETNDKHSLKTAERSAIENEETDENKLKIAPEIEDASAQTTEVISKETGEKEEKESRTERQENKNEETTIEKNTEQKDDGKSEEVQKDEMTGITNETLVKGAEKMADTEQEPLKNGVDNAQETGSTNERQISNGDKIPGTVQKLMESRTEHVHETGSSEETQIKSRDKVTDTDQKLVESENEDVHKTSSTEETEVKDSGKVGGIDQKPIQSKTENIHETNSTEEIQIESVGKVFEPDQNVETHGPEDTQKNNIQINAEHSEVPFDAPLKNKLQDPAVEQPNDSELTPVPIISVSAEENEEKVKMGNQAHAETLQQLEPETLKENDTDSGTGSAADNNSIDLNLSISSFLTKNKDTGSISLQETRRHKKTLKKTRKFVVDGVEVSVTTSKIVTENDSKSEELRFLRRQELRELRLLQKEEQRAQQQLSNKLLQQREQMFRRFEQEMTSKKRQYDQEIENLEKQQKQTIERLEQEHTNRLRDEAKRIKAEQEKELSKFQNMLKNRKKEVFNEVEKAPKELRKELMKRKKEELAQTQHAQEQEFVQKQQQELDASLKKIIQQQKTELANIERDCLNNKQQLMRAREAAIWELEERHLQEKHQLLKQQLKDQYFMQRHQLLKRHEKETEQMQRYNQRLIEELKNRQTQERARLPKIQRSEAKTRMAMFKKSLRINSSGTPEQDREKIKQFATQEEKRQKNERLAQHQKHENQMRDLQLQCEANIRELHQLQNEKCHLLVEHETQKLKELDEEHSLELKEWREKLRPRKKTLEEEFARKLQEQEVFFKMTGESECLNPSTQSRISKFYPIPSLHSTGS